The following nucleotide sequence is from Chryseobacterium sp. CY350.
CATATTGATGCCTATCAGGAAGTGAAATTTGCTGACGGCTATGAAATCTTTGTAGAACCTAAAAACACATTTGAGAACGAAGAAAAACTATTTTTTGTAAATCTTGGAGGTTATAAGGAAGAACATTTCAAAGAGTTTCATGAGCAGCATCTGATGGTTGGGAAAACATTGGGTGAGGTGGTGAAAAAATCGAAAGCAACAGAGTTTTATCAGACAATGGGTTTTAAAGGAGCTGGAAGTCATATTGATGAAAAATTTGGGGTCGATATTGATGACATCTTTAGCGTAACAGAAATTCTTCCCGAAGAAATGAAGCAGAAGTATTCATTAAAAATCAGAAAATCTGATCTTGAAAATCAGGATAACTATACATTTTTGGGTTATCTCATGCTCGATAAAATTAAGTAATTTAAAAATTTAAAAAATGAAAATAGGAATTTTAGGAGGCGGACAACTGGGAAGGATGCTCATTCAGGAAGCATTAAAGTATGATGACGACTTTTATACTTTAGATCCTGCGGCTGATGCGCCTTGTCACAATATTTCGCATTTTACACAGGGAAGTTTTAATGATTACCAAACTGTTTTAGATTTTGGACGAGATAAAGATGTTGTTACAATTGAGATAGAACACGTGAATGCTGATGCTTTAGCTGAGCTTGAAAACCAAGGTGTAAAAGTAGTTCCGAATGCTCAGATTATTAAAACAATTCAACAGAAAATCCTTCAGAAAGAATTTTATAAATCACACGATATTCCTAGTCCTGATTTTGAAATTATGGATGGAAGTTCAGATGAAATTAAAATTGCTTTTCCGTTTGTTCAGAAACTAAATACGGGAGGTTACGATGGAAAAGGTGTACAGATTATCCGCAATTCTGATGACCTGAAAAATCTTTGGACGGAAGATTCTGTTCTCGAAAATCTTGTGGATATTGATAAAGAACTTTCGATCATTGTGGCCATCAACGAAAACGGCGAAACCCAGACATTTCCCGTAACTGAGATGGTTGCCGACCCTAAGTTAAATTTACTCGATTTTAATATCTGTCCGGTTTTTTTAAGCGAAGAAATAGAAAACCAAATCGATTCAATTACTGATAAGTTTTTGAAAGCGGTCAATTCTCCGGGGTTATTTGCGATTGAATTATTTTTAGATAAAGACGGGAAAGTTTGGGTGAACGAAACGGCTCCAAGACTTCATAATTCTGGTCATCAAAGTCAGGAAGGCAACGCAAATTCACAATTTGAACAAATGTATCGTGTTGTGAAAAATCTTCCTTTAGCAGATACAGATGCTATTATTTATAGTGGAATGCTAAATTTAGTCGGGGCAGAAGGTTATTCGGGAAAAGTAATTTATAAAGGAATGGAAGAGGTTTTAAAACTTCCTGAAACATATATTCATCTTTATGGAAAAACGGAAACAAAACCTGGTAGAAAAATGGGTCACATCAATGTTTTGGCAGATTCCAGAGAAGAGCTGATGGAAAAATTGGTACAGGTAAAATCTATGGTGAGCGTGATTGCTTAGACATATGAAAGACTGCTTAAAAGCAGTCTTTTTTTTATTTTTTCATAAATTTCTATCCGTTTTACAGTGTTTTCGCTTTTATTCGGGTAAGTTCAACTGAAAATTTTGCGGTGCAGTTGTCAACGTTTATCGTTCGGCTTCCTTTGATGACCTCTGGCGAAATTTCATTTAATAAGATATTCATTTCTACATTTTTTTTGGCCGTAGAATCAGATTTGTAACTCAATTTCACTTCATTGTTTTCTACTTTGCCGAGATATGTTCTTACAAGATTATTATTGTTAATGATTTTAGTTGAAAGCTGCAAAGAATCACTGTCAAATTCCCACTTGTCGACACGCTGATCTCCAACAGCATAGTCGCTGCAATTCGATTCTGTACAGATTACTTTACCACTCCAAGCGCCGGAAATTTCATTAGGCCAAAGAACTATTTTTACTGAATCTTTCTTCATGAAAATACTGTCACGCATTTTTAATAAAGCCTGATATTCTGATTCTTTTTCAGCAAATAATTTCTCTTTTTTCTGCAGTTCTGCCTCTCTTTCTGCAAGTTTATCGTTTTTTTGTGTATTGTCGCAACTGATGGTAATGATCAAGATTAAAACTAAAAGAAATGTATATTTTTTTATC
It contains:
- a CDS encoding 5-(carboxyamino)imidazole ribonucleotide synthase translates to MKIGILGGGQLGRMLIQEALKYDDDFYTLDPAADAPCHNISHFTQGSFNDYQTVLDFGRDKDVVTIEIEHVNADALAELENQGVKVVPNAQIIKTIQQKILQKEFYKSHDIPSPDFEIMDGSSDEIKIAFPFVQKLNTGGYDGKGVQIIRNSDDLKNLWTEDSVLENLVDIDKELSIIVAINENGETQTFPVTEMVADPKLNLLDFNICPVFLSEEIENQIDSITDKFLKAVNSPGLFAIELFLDKDGKVWVNETAPRLHNSGHQSQEGNANSQFEQMYRVVKNLPLADTDAIIYSGMLNLVGAEGYSGKVIYKGMEEVLKLPETYIHLYGKTETKPGRKMGHINVLADSREELMEKLVQVKSMVSVIA
- a CDS encoding DUF1543 domain-containing protein, coding for MKLFYIILGATPKGRNIEQHDVFFGIAETLKDLVPAMKDFWLEAKGKIHIDAYQEVKFADGYEIFVEPKNTFENEEKLFFVNLGGYKEEHFKEFHEQHLMVGKTLGEVVKKSKATEFYQTMGFKGAGSHIDEKFGVDIDDIFSVTEILPEEMKQKYSLKIRKSDLENQDNYTFLGYLMLDKIK